Proteins encoded within one genomic window of Spirulina major PCC 6313:
- a CDS encoding Crp/Fnr family transcriptional regulator: MSVPVTLTEIECPSIPWELLCNWATTHYRDRIFTRDEMIPARPGLLYLVQQGAIRLMGSAQPTTGNRVIADSEPEETFLGFVRAGLPFEFVAHAPFNFQAYAHVDNTKVIWLYWQDLERWPDIQREVLTAFRYQHQRKLLWLSTLGQRRTIDRLIGVLTLLMEECGEPWESGYRLPFVLTHAHLGSAIGSTRVTVTRLMGRLREHGQIVIVDDNLIAMPQLEPSTAGLASED, encoded by the coding sequence ATGTCAGTACCTGTTACCCTAACCGAAATTGAGTGTCCTTCTATTCCATGGGAGTTGCTCTGTAACTGGGCCACAACACATTACCGCGATCGCATTTTTACCCGCGACGAAATGATTCCCGCCCGTCCGGGGCTGCTCTATCTTGTCCAGCAGGGGGCCATTCGCTTGATGGGTAGTGCCCAGCCAACCACAGGCAACCGAGTGATTGCGGATAGCGAACCGGAAGAGACGTTTTTAGGGTTTGTGCGGGCAGGATTGCCCTTTGAATTTGTTGCCCATGCGCCGTTTAATTTTCAGGCCTATGCCCATGTGGACAACACCAAAGTGATTTGGCTCTATTGGCAAGATCTAGAACGGTGGCCCGATATTCAGCGCGAGGTGTTGACGGCGTTTCGCTACCAACATCAGCGCAAACTTCTATGGTTGAGCACCCTGGGCCAACGTCGCACGATCGATCGCCTGATCGGGGTATTGACTCTGTTGATGGAGGAATGTGGTGAGCCGTGGGAAAGTGGCTATCGGTTGCCCTTTGTCTTGACCCATGCCCATTTAGGGAGTGCGATCGGTTCGACGCGGGTGACGGTGACGCGGTTGATGGGGCGGTTGCGGGAGCATGGGCAGATTGTGATCGTCGATGATAATTTAATTGCCATGCCTCAACTCGAACCCTCGACGGCTGGTTTGGCTTCAGAAGACTAG
- a CDS encoding glycosyltransferase codes for MNILSVHNQYMIRGGEDESAIAECQLLQQHGHTVTTYSETNKTITQNNLTKLARDTIWSKKTYHNITQILQQDHYDVVHVHNFFPLISPSVYYAAKDAGVAVVQTLHNYRLLCANGLFFRNGQVCHDCLNKPIPYPGLIHSCYRSRAATAVTVAMVMTHHALGTWKHHIDRYIVMSEKGRTLFTQSGFPADKIHVKPHFVDPDPGIGLGDGNYALFVGRLSVEKGLDLLIQAWQTFDHSLPLKIVGSGPLEPALTAAAQQSQSIQLLGSVPLEQVYELMKRAAVVIFPSKWHETFGRVIIEALAVGTPVIASRLGASPELITTGKTGYLFEPNNPESLAAAVKEFLRHPDPSALRRAARQSFEQRYTAAQNYEQLMAIYRAVCNP; via the coding sequence ATGAACATATTGAGTGTCCACAATCAGTACATGATCCGGGGGGGAGAAGATGAGTCTGCGATCGCTGAATGTCAACTGTTGCAACAGCACGGTCATACCGTCACCACCTATTCCGAAACCAACAAAACCATCACCCAAAACAATCTCACCAAACTCGCCCGCGACACCATTTGGTCAAAAAAAACCTATCACAACATCACCCAGATTCTGCAACAGGATCACTACGATGTTGTTCATGTCCACAACTTTTTTCCCTTAATTTCGCCATCGGTCTACTATGCCGCTAAAGATGCCGGGGTCGCCGTCGTGCAAACCCTCCATAACTATCGCCTCCTCTGCGCCAATGGCCTCTTTTTCCGTAATGGCCAGGTGTGTCATGACTGTTTAAATAAACCCATTCCCTACCCCGGCCTGATCCACAGTTGTTATCGGAGTCGGGCCGCCACCGCCGTCACCGTTGCGATGGTGATGACGCACCATGCTTTAGGCACTTGGAAACATCACATTGATCGCTATATTGTCATGAGTGAAAAGGGGCGCACCCTCTTTACCCAAAGTGGTTTCCCCGCCGATAAAATTCACGTTAAACCCCATTTTGTAGACCCCGATCCTGGCATCGGATTAGGAGATGGAAACTATGCGTTGTTTGTCGGTCGCTTATCGGTGGAAAAAGGGCTTGATCTCTTAATCCAGGCTTGGCAAACCTTTGACCATTCTTTACCCTTAAAAATTGTCGGCAGTGGCCCCCTCGAACCCGCATTAACCGCCGCCGCCCAGCAATCCCAGTCCATTCAACTCCTTGGATCTGTCCCGTTAGAACAAGTTTATGAATTGATGAAACGAGCGGCGGTGGTGATTTTTCCCTCGAAGTGGCATGAAACCTTTGGTCGGGTGATCATCGAAGCTCTTGCCGTTGGCACTCCCGTCATCGCCTCCCGCCTCGGCGCATCACCGGAATTAATCACCACGGGCAAAACGGGCTATTTGTTTGAACCCAATAACCCAGAGTCCTTAGCCGCAGCGGTGAAAGAATTCCTCAGACATCCTGATCCCTCAGCCCTGCGCCGGGCAGCGCGGCAGAGTTTTGAGCAACGCTACACAGCGGCCCAAAATTACGAGCAGTTGATGGCAATTTACCGGGCGGTTTGTAACCCCTAG
- a CDS encoding FkbM family methyltransferase, with amino-acid sequence MLPPYLTRPEYVLQPRQLWRRLGRPKADTVGMQKITPPWGFPLWVEPRPDHTVEWSLWVMGLYDLALSETLWRLTEPGETVLDVGANIGYVTSLLAARVGARGRVIAVEPNPEVYGELERHRSAWRELGSGATVELHAIALANQAGTATLRIPKRNRCEAAIFTTTNDNPDDTLRIETVPLTTGDALLPDDPAIGVLKIDIEGYELAAFQGCDRLLRHRCIRDIIYEQHEGYPSPATQYLIDRGYTIFRIWKGFWKPLLYPPDFSNVHPWEPPNYLATLDPERARQKLRSRGWQILQTRSPR; translated from the coding sequence ATGCTGCCCCCCTACCTAACCCGCCCGGAATATGTCTTGCAACCCCGGCAACTCTGGCGGCGCTTGGGTCGCCCGAAAGCTGACACCGTCGGCATGCAAAAAATTACACCGCCCTGGGGCTTCCCGCTCTGGGTGGAGCCGCGCCCGGATCATACGGTGGAATGGTCGCTCTGGGTGATGGGGCTGTATGACTTGGCCCTGAGTGAAACCCTCTGGCGACTGACGGAACCGGGGGAAACGGTGCTGGATGTGGGGGCGAATATTGGCTATGTGACGAGTTTGTTGGCGGCACGGGTGGGGGCGCGGGGTCGGGTGATCGCCGTTGAGCCGAATCCGGAGGTGTATGGCGAATTGGAACGGCATCGGTCAGCGTGGCGGGAGTTGGGCAGTGGGGCAACGGTGGAATTACATGCGATCGCCCTCGCCAACCAAGCCGGAACCGCCACCCTCCGCATCCCCAAACGCAACCGCTGCGAAGCGGCCATTTTCACCACAACCAACGACAACCCCGACGACACCCTGCGGATTGAAACCGTCCCCCTCACCACCGGCGATGCGTTGTTACCCGATGATCCCGCCATTGGGGTGTTGAAAATCGACATCGAAGGCTATGAATTAGCGGCGTTTCAGGGGTGCGATCGCCTCCTGCGCCATCGCTGCATTCGGGATATCATCTACGAACAACACGAAGGCTATCCCAGCCCCGCCACCCAATATCTCATCGACCGGGGTTACACCATTTTTCGGATTTGGAAAGGCTTCTGGAAACCCCTCCTCTACCCCCCCGACTTTAGCAACGTTCACCCCTGGGAACCCCCCAACTACCTGGCCACCCTTGATCCTGAGCGGGCCCGGCAGAAATTGCGATCGCGCGGTTGGCAAATCCTCCAAACCCGATCTCCACGATAG